The proteins below come from a single Ictalurus furcatus strain D&B chromosome 27, Billie_1.0, whole genome shotgun sequence genomic window:
- the LOC128602986 gene encoding sialoadhesin-like — translation MYSWIKKLSSITTCTLSNNLTYIWYKNGQRVTDQDRNDLYVSSEDAGSYSCAVRGHEELRSPAVCVFDEKSCWSVTYSTQTICSLIGSSVDIHSYYTFPNRYKVTEVFWFIKEQAGAESGDVRDDEEYQGRVQYTQISQNNCRLRITNLRERDAQTYRFRFYTDDPTGKYTSDPGVSLSVTDLKVTVSDWSEQYMNLSCITTCTLSNIPTYIWYKNGQRVSECKSASCSVAAVGGAVSYSCAVEGHDSLLSPPVYSPKNTRAVVLSSGDSVEGDSVTLSCSSDANPPVLTYSWFKQRAAADTLLTTGQNYSISNISSQHSGLYYCTAHNQLGQHNSTPTHLDVIGDEESSAKVWKLHAVWGAAALVPALLLSLLTAVLCIKRKRGAERDTDIQSVPKPGDDTYTALNPMNTSPDYDTLQNVNCSASDTYTTLNPATMSSDYDTLTGVATRLSEEKYSRTGE, via the exons ATGTACAGCTGGATCAAGAAGCTGAGCTCCATCACCACCTGCACTCTGTCTAACAACCTCACTTACATCTGGTACAAGAACGGACAGCGTGTTACTGACCAGGACAGAAATGATCTGTATGTCAGTAGTGAGGATGCAGGCAGCTACTCCTGTGCTGTAAGAGGACACGAGGAGCTTCGCTCTCCTGCTGTCT gtGTTTTTGATGAGAAGAGCTGCTGGAGTGTGACATACTCCACCCAGACTAtctgctctctgattggctcGTCAGTGGACATACACAGTTATTACACCTTCCCTAATCGTTACAAGGTCACAGAAGTGTTCTGGTTCATTAAAGAGCAGGCTGGTGCTGAATCTGGGGATGTGAGAGATGATGAGGAGTATCAGGGCCGAGTGCAGTACACACAGATCTCCCAGAATAACTGTAGACTGAGAATCActaacctgagagagagagatgctcaAACATACAGATTCAGATTCTACACTGATGATCCTACAGGCAAATACACCAGTGATCCTggagtctctctgtctgtcacag ATCTGAAGGTTACAGTATCAGACTGGAGTGAGCAGTACATGAATCTGAGCTGCATCACCACCTGCACTCTGTCTAACATCCCCACTTACATCTGGTACAAGAACGGACAGCGTGTGTCTGAGTGTAAATCTGCCTCCTGCTCTGTAGCTGCAGTTGGTGGTGCGGTCAGTTACAGCTGTGCTGTTGAAGGCCATGACAgtctcctctctcctccagtgt ATTCTCCTAAAAACACCAGAGCAGTGGTTCTTTCCTCTGGAGACAGCGTGGAGGGGGATTCAGTGACTCTGAGCTGTAGCAGTGATGCAAACCCTCCTGTTCTCACCTACTCCTGGTTTAAACAGAGAGCAGCTGCAGACACACTGCTGACAACAGGCCAGAATTACAGCATCAGCAACATCAGCTCCCAGCACAGCGGACTGTACTACTGCACTGCTCACAACCAGCTGGGACAGCACAACTCTACACcaacacacctggatgtgataG GTGATGAGGAGAGCTCAGCGAAGGTGTGGAAGCTGCATGCTGTATGGGGAGCTGCTGCACTCGTTCctgctctgcttctctctcttcttactGCCGTTCTGTGCATTAA gaggaagagaggagcagagagagacacagacattcAG AGTGTTCCAAAGCCTGGAGATGACACATACACAGCACTGAACCCCATGAATACATCCCCGGATTATGACACTCTGCAA AATGTTAATTGCTCTGCCAGTGACACTTACACAACCCTGAACCCTGCAACCATGTCCTCTGATTATGACACGCTGACG ggtgtggCTACTCGACTCAGTGAGGAGAAGTACTCCAGAACTGGTGAATGA